TTAGGGGAACTTTTCACTCTCGTGGCCTATGGGCAGCTGATCATCGAGAACGCGAAGATTTACAAGGTGGAAGATGAATTCCTGGACCAGATCTTCGATTTCATGACCCGTGATTTTTCCAAGTTCGCTTTGCAGCTCTACTCCAAAACCAGCAGCACGGAGGCCCAGATGGCCATCTGCATGCGTATGCTCAAGAAACCCGTGCAGGACCCTGTGCGCTTCGGGCGCATTTGGGATACCTATGTGGCACCGCTCGCCGGCGCCTATGAAATGAACAAATAAACCCGTGGAAATTTATTTGTATGCCTTATGAAAACACCCACCTGTATCTAGCCGACAAGGTGAAGCGGAAGCTCGGCGGGAGGGCGCTCAACGCCGCCCTGGATGCGCATTTGGCATATTTCCAGCTGGGATCCATCTTCCCGGACACGCTGTTTTACAGTAAGGAGGAGGAGATCAACCGGGTGGCGTACAAGCTTCACGGGGACGACGGCCAGCCCACCAGCCGATTCGTTTTCGATGTGCTGGATGTTGCGCGCGATTCAAACAGCCAACGCGATTTCGCTTTCATTGCCGGATACCTGACGCACTGCGCCGCCGACATCACCTTTCACCCGCTGGTTTTCTACATGTCGGGCTACAAACCGAATGCCGGCAAGACGCGAAAGCAGAAGGCCTCCTATCTGCACTGGAAGTACGAGACCCTGATCGACAGCCGCCTGAACGATGTCTTCCGTTTCGAGAAATGCATCCAGCCGCGCCTGATTCACAACCTGATTGCACCGGAGGTCCTGGGGGTCGAGGCGGAAACGCTCGAGGCGGCCCTGAAGAAGCAAAAGCGCTATTTCAGCAAAATCGGAAGCCGGTTTTACTATCACGCTTTTCGCGTGATGGGGGCCCTGGGATGCGTGCCGCCGGAATCGGTGGCCGGCTTCTACCACAGCTTGAACACCGGTGACATTTCGCTGCCGGAGCGCATTCACTACCGCGACGTTCTGTCGGGGGAAAATTTGGAGACGTCTCTGGAGAGCCTAGTAGAAAGATGCGTGAACCTGGGGGTGCGCCTGGTGACGGCCGCCCATGAGTACCTTACGGGCGGCATCGACCGGGCGGCTTGTGAGGTCGTGATCGCCGGTGAAAGCCTGCACACGGGTAAGCTGGGAAAAACGATGCAGGATATTCGCTATGCTGCGCCGATCGACACCCATTAGACAGGATGCCTCCGGGAACGGGCAAGGTCGTGCAACATGGGGGGGAGGTCAGGCCGCTATACGGTGAGGCCGATGTCGAACACCCGGTGGCAGGCCGGGCAGATAAAGAGCCATTTGGTTTCATTCCCGTCTTTTTCGAACATGGAGTGAAAGCCGTCACGGTACCGGCACGCGGGACATTCCTTGAAATTTTTTTTCATTTCGATTTTCGTCACTTCATAATCCACGAGTATCCTCCGCCTGCGGTTCAGCGCTGCCGGCTGCCGGTCAGTTTGGGGTTGTTCCAGTGCCGCCGCCGGTCCCTGACACGCTTTTTTTCGAGGTTCTTTTCGACGGCCCTGGTGAGGTCGATACCGGTCTGATTGGCAATGCAGACGGCCACGAACAGAACGTCGGCCAGCTCATCCGCCAGATCCGGGTCCGCGTCTCTCTTTTTGAAGCTCTGGTCGCCGTACGTCCGGGTCATGATCCTGGACACCTCGCCCACCTCCTCCATGAGAATGCCCAGGTTGGTCAGCTCCGAAAAGTACCGCACGCCATAGGTTTTGACCCACTCGTCCACCTTCCGCTGGTATTCCTGAATGCTCATCTGCGACATGGTCGTTTTTCCTTGAACCCTATCATCGGAATCGGGGGGGTTGATCGTTCAGTTGCCGGGTCACCCTCAACGTTGCGGTCAATGCGATCGGCGCGAGGTTCGGGCCGGTTTCCGGCTAGTAGCGTCTGGTTTCCACAATTTCATCGATGGTGACACCCATTCCGGCCAGCTCCCGGAAGCAGTAGGCCCGTTGTTCGGCTTCCAGTTGTTCGGGGGAGAACAGGCCTTTTTCCGTTAACACGTCGTTGACCATCATTTTGGCGAAGACCGCGGCGCACTGGCCGGTTGAGTATGATTCGTGGCTGAGCTGGGAGGCTTCAAAGGCTTCCACCAGCCCCGGCGCGCACAGGTAGCTGTCGATGCAGACGTCCCGACCGTCCTTTTTCCCCTGGACGCGCACGAGAAAGGCGCCTTCCTCCATTTCCAGACCCTGGTCGATGATGGCTTTTATCTCCTCGGGGTACTTGGGCGCCGGCGGGGTCAGCTTGAGCACCA
The Deltaproteobacteria bacterium DNA segment above includes these coding regions:
- a CDS encoding nucleotide pyrophosphohydrolase, which encodes MSIQEYQRKVDEWVKTYGVRYFSELTNLGILMEEVGEVSRIMTRTYGDQSFKKRDADPDLADELADVLFVAVCIANQTGIDLTRAVEKNLEKKRVRDRRRHWNNPKLTGSRQR
- a CDS encoding zinc dependent phospholipase C family protein, which translates into the protein MPYENTHLYLADKVKRKLGGRALNAALDAHLAYFQLGSIFPDTLFYSKEEEINRVAYKLHGDDGQPTSRFVFDVLDVARDSNSQRDFAFIAGYLTHCAADITFHPLVFYMSGYKPNAGKTRKQKASYLHWKYETLIDSRLNDVFRFEKCIQPRLIHNLIAPEVLGVEAETLEAALKKQKRYFSKIGSRFYYHAFRVMGALGCVPPESVAGFYHSLNTGDISLPERIHYRDVLSGENLETSLESLVERCVNLGVRLVTAAHEYLTGGIDRAACEVVIAGESLHTGKLGKTMQDIRYAAPIDTH